The following proteins are encoded in a genomic region of Brachypodium distachyon strain Bd21 chromosome 1, Brachypodium_distachyon_v3.0, whole genome shotgun sequence:
- the LOC100837519 gene encoding 50S ribosomal protein L5, chloroplastic — MAATAVTLPSSTSPSPCPFSVATSSRRCLFPRSPLPRRAVRVVAASAAAAEAPPKPPPATPSGIILVDPSEAQKVHRLKTVYDEKVVPIITDEFGYTNVHQVPKLEKIVVNCGLGVDAGNSKGLDAAMKDLASITGQWPVKTKAKNSVASFKIREGNTIGIAVTLRGRVMFNFLDRLINLGLPRTMDFLGVNPNSFDGHGNYTIGLRDQGVFPEIPYEVGGKKNGMDVTIVTTAKTDNEALRLLTLLGMPYAEHMKSDQFKKKRLKRHHFMSKGRGRK; from the exons ATGGCAGCCACGGCGGTGACCCTGccctcctccacctcgcccTCCCCCTGCCCCTTCTCCGTCGCCACCTCCTCCCGACGCTGCCTGTTCCCCCGCTCCCCGCTtccccgccgcgccgtccgcgtcgtcgccgcctccgccgcggcggccgaggcgccgcccaagccgccgccggccactcCCTCCGGCATCATCCTCGTCGACCCCTCCGAGGCCCAGAAAGTCCACCGCCTCAAGACCGTCTACGACGAGAAGGTCGTCCCCATCATCACCGACGAGTTCGGCTACACCAATGTCCACCAG GTGCCCAAGCTTGAAAAGATTGTGGTGAACTGCGGGCTGGGTGTGGATGCGGGGAACTCCAAGGGGCTGGATGCCGCCATGAAGGACCTCGCCTCGATCACTGGCCAGTGGCCCGTCAAGACCAAGGCCAAGAACTCCGTCGCCAGCTTCAAGATCCGCGAGGGCAACACCATTGGTATAGCCGTCACGCTCCGCGGCAGG GTGATGTTCAACTTCCTGGATAGGCTCATCAACCTTGGGCTCCCTAGGACCATGGATTTCTTAGGTGTCAACCCCAACAGCTTCGACGGGCATGGCAACTACACCATCGGCCTCCGCGATCAGGGTGTGTTCCCGGAGATCCCATATGAGGTCGGTGGCAAGAAGAACGGAATGGATGTCACCATCGTCACCACCGCCAAGACCGACAATGAGGCCCTCAGACTGCTCACGCTCCTCGGCATGCCGTACGCGGAACACATGAAGTCTGATcagttcaagaagaagaggttgAAGCGCCACCACTTCATGAGCAAAGGCAGAGGAAGAAAGTGA
- the LOC100836287 gene encoding PIN2/TERF1-interacting telomerase inhibitor 1 isoform X1, whose translation MAAPEAPTCYVGIARQSAAFRLMKQMGWEEGEGLGKDKQGIKGHVRVKQKQDTLGVGVDSPHNKWAYDTTQFDDILKKLKVQTAAPVTKEVEDVNSSPDSTPKKVKPKKDKPANDEVTKVTRPQGRYKKRERGKSVSGYSAIDLQGILVRKNEDDCKVDQDAKSSCVEEPDITICQDAVSQAADVNWWGHKFGYVSGGFLGAKSRKNKSSERKDNVRQMFGEEDQENLYNLVQDKATSGKQGLGIKGLPMKVAGHRWKGNKTSLGDSDDEISTQSESSEVDDDEVNEIKETVKEVCVDAKPKTKFKKLCKKILRQAPSQSMKLKDLKEAVEAQSSIFSDFSCRREALSFLKRKLQGNKKFNVEGKRVHLVS comes from the exons ATGGCCGCTCCGGAGGCACCTACATGCTACGTCGGGATAGCGCGGCAGTCCGCCGCCTTCCGCCTCATGAAACAGATG GGATGGGAAGAAGGTGAAGGCCTAGGCAAAGACAAGCAAGGCATAAAAGGCCATGTTAGAGTGAAACAAAAGCAGGACACACTAG GTGTCGGTGTAGACAGTCCTCACAACAAATGGGCATACGACACCACCCAATTTGACGATATACTAAAGAAACTGAAAGTG CAAACTGCTGCTCCTGTTACAAAAG AAGTTGAGGATGTAAACAGTTCGCCTGACAGTACGCCAAAGAAAGTTAAACCCAAGAAAGATAAACCTGCCAATGATGAAGTCACTAAAGTTACCCGGCCACAAGGAAG ATACAAGAAAAGGGAAAGGGGGAAAAGTGTAAGTGGTTATTCAGCAATTGATCTTCAGGGCATACTT GTCCGCAAAAACGAAGACGATTGCAAGGTGGATCAGGATGCTAAATCTTCATGTGTGGAAGAACCTGATATCACCATCTGTCAGGATGCAG TATCCCAAGCTGCAGATGTGAACTGGTGGGGGCACAAGTTCGGATATGTATCAGGAGGCTTTCTAGGAGCAAAATCTCGCAAGAATAAATCCTCTGAACGAAAAGATAATGTCCGCCAGATgtttggggaagaagatcaagaaaaTCTGTACAACCTTGTTCAG GACAAAGCTACTTCTGGAAAGCAGGGTCTTGGCATCAAGGGCTTGCCAATGAAGGTTGCCGGCCACCGTTGGAAAGGGAACAAAACTTCTCTTGGTGATAGTGACGACGAAATTTCAACCCAGTCGGAATCGTCAGAAGTGGACGATGATGAAGTAAATGAAATAAAGGAAACAGTTAAAGAAGTTTGTGTGGATGCTAAACCTAAAACCAAGTTCAAGAAACTTTGCAAAAAGATCCTACGTCAG GCTCCATCCCAATCCATGAAATTAAAGGATCTTAAGGAAGCTGTTGAAGCACAATCATCTATATTCTCCGACTTCTCGTGTAGACGCGAAGCTCTATCATTCTTGAAGAGGAAG CTCCAAGGAAACAAGAAATTCAATGTGGAGGGCAAAAGGGTGCATCTTGTATCATGA
- the LOC100836591 gene encoding beta-carotene 3-hydroxylase, chloroplastic — protein sequence MAIARLVAAPFFSPLAAAASRARARTRLPFAPLSAARARAASVPALRMAAESGGGQEAQEEDVAPAAAWRERAARKESERRTYLVAALLSSLGITSMAAAAVYYRFAWQMEGGGEIPVTEMFGTFALSIGAAVGMEFWARWAHRALWHASLWDMHESHHRPRDGPFELNDVFAIVNAVPAMALLAFGFFNRGLVPGLCFGAGLGITLFGMAYMFVHDGLVHRRFPVGPIENVPYFRRVAAAHQIHHMDKFDSVPYGLFLGPKELEEVGGTEELEKEIKRRIKRRETLDARQ from the exons ATGGCCATCGCGAGGCTGGTGGCCGCGCCATTCTTCTCCcctctggccgccgccgcgtcccgtgcgcgcgcgcgcacgcgcCTGCcgttcgcgccgctctcggCTGCGCGCGCCCGGGCCGCATCGGTGCCCGCGCTGCGCATGGCTgccgagagcggcggcggccaggaggCCCAGGAAGAGGatgtggcgccggcggcggcgtggagggagcGCGCGGCGAGGAAGGAGTCGGAGCGGCGGACGTAcctggtggcggcgctgctgtCCAGCCTCGGCATcacctccatggccgccgccgccgtctacTACCGCTTCGCCTGGCAAATGGAG GGAGGCGGCGAGATTCCTGTGACCGAAATGTTCGGCACCTTCGCACTATCCATCGGCGCGGCG GTGGGGATGGAGTTCTGGGCGCGGTGGGCGCACCGGGCGCTGTGGCACGCGTCGCTGTGGGACATGCACGAGTCGCACCACCGGCCCCGGGACGGGCCCTTCGAGCTCAACGACGTCTTCGCCATCGTCAACGCCGTCCCGGCCATGGCCCTCCTCGCCTTCGGCTTCTTCAACCGCGGCCTCGTCCCCGGCCTCTGCTTCGGCGCC GGGCTCGGGATCACGCTGTTCGGGATGGCGTACATGTTCGTCCACGACGGCCTGGTCCACCGCCGGTTCCCCGTGGGGCCCATCGAGAACGTGCCATACTTCCGGCGAGTCGCCGCCGCACACCAG ATTCATCACATGGACAAGTTCGACAGCGTGCCGTACGGGCTGTTCCTTGGCCCCAAG gagctggaggaggtggGTGGGACCGaggagctggagaaggagaTCAAGAGGAGGATCAAGCGGAGAGAGACCCTGGACGCTAGGCAATGA
- the LOC100836287 gene encoding PIN2/TERF1-interacting telomerase inhibitor 1 isoform X2, which translates to MAAPEAPTCYVGIARQSAAFRLMKQMGWEEGEGLGKDKQGIKGHVRVKQKQDTLGVGVDSPHNKWAYDTTQFDDILKKLKVQTAAPVTKVEDVNSSPDSTPKKVKPKKDKPANDEVTKVTRPQGRYKKRERGKSVSGYSAIDLQGILVRKNEDDCKVDQDAKSSCVEEPDITICQDAVSQAADVNWWGHKFGYVSGGFLGAKSRKNKSSERKDNVRQMFGEEDQENLYNLVQDKATSGKQGLGIKGLPMKVAGHRWKGNKTSLGDSDDEISTQSESSEVDDDEVNEIKETVKEVCVDAKPKTKFKKLCKKILRQAPSQSMKLKDLKEAVEAQSSIFSDFSCRREALSFLKRKLQGNKKFNVEGKRVHLVS; encoded by the exons ATGGCCGCTCCGGAGGCACCTACATGCTACGTCGGGATAGCGCGGCAGTCCGCCGCCTTCCGCCTCATGAAACAGATG GGATGGGAAGAAGGTGAAGGCCTAGGCAAAGACAAGCAAGGCATAAAAGGCCATGTTAGAGTGAAACAAAAGCAGGACACACTAG GTGTCGGTGTAGACAGTCCTCACAACAAATGGGCATACGACACCACCCAATTTGACGATATACTAAAGAAACTGAAAGTG CAAACTGCTGCTCCTGTTACAAAAG TTGAGGATGTAAACAGTTCGCCTGACAGTACGCCAAAGAAAGTTAAACCCAAGAAAGATAAACCTGCCAATGATGAAGTCACTAAAGTTACCCGGCCACAAGGAAG ATACAAGAAAAGGGAAAGGGGGAAAAGTGTAAGTGGTTATTCAGCAATTGATCTTCAGGGCATACTT GTCCGCAAAAACGAAGACGATTGCAAGGTGGATCAGGATGCTAAATCTTCATGTGTGGAAGAACCTGATATCACCATCTGTCAGGATGCAG TATCCCAAGCTGCAGATGTGAACTGGTGGGGGCACAAGTTCGGATATGTATCAGGAGGCTTTCTAGGAGCAAAATCTCGCAAGAATAAATCCTCTGAACGAAAAGATAATGTCCGCCAGATgtttggggaagaagatcaagaaaaTCTGTACAACCTTGTTCAG GACAAAGCTACTTCTGGAAAGCAGGGTCTTGGCATCAAGGGCTTGCCAATGAAGGTTGCCGGCCACCGTTGGAAAGGGAACAAAACTTCTCTTGGTGATAGTGACGACGAAATTTCAACCCAGTCGGAATCGTCAGAAGTGGACGATGATGAAGTAAATGAAATAAAGGAAACAGTTAAAGAAGTTTGTGTGGATGCTAAACCTAAAACCAAGTTCAAGAAACTTTGCAAAAAGATCCTACGTCAG GCTCCATCCCAATCCATGAAATTAAAGGATCTTAAGGAAGCTGTTGAAGCACAATCATCTATATTCTCCGACTTCTCGTGTAGACGCGAAGCTCTATCATTCTTGAAGAGGAAG CTCCAAGGAAACAAGAAATTCAATGTGGAGGGCAAAAGGGTGCATCTTGTATCATGA